In Desulfobulbaceae bacterium, the genomic stretch GAAAATGGGTCACTATCCAGGTTGATGGTGATCAGTTAGCGGTTTACGGTTAACAGACATCACAGATGTCATGAATCATTCTATGTTGCTGATTCTGTGAGTGGTCAGCCATTATGTAGAAATCACTAACCGTTAACTGACAACCGTAAACCGGGAAGCTGAGCAGTTACGAGTTGTTTTTGTGTGAATGTGATGCAGTGCCGCGTTGCGGTAGGGGCTGAGGGTGTCTGCCCTGTGGTGCGCCGGTGTCGCTGTGAAGACAGAGCGCCGGTGCTTGTTGATAACATCAATGGAGGGTTTCTATGGAGCTTCAAGTAGAAGGCCGAAATGTCGAGATCAGAAAGTCTTGGCAAGAAAAGATTGACGAAGAAAAGGCCCGGCTCGACCGTCACCACCCAGGATTGGTGCACAATCTGCGGGTCACTGTTCTTGGAACGGCCTCCCATAAGGAGGGTGGCTATGAACTTCAGGTGGTGGCTTCCGTGCCCAACGATACCGTGGTGGTGAAGAGGAAGGGGGAGAACATCAAGGCGGTGCTCGGTGATGCCTTCGATACCTTGGGCTTACAGCTGAAGGAGCTGCAGCGTAAGCGTCGTCAGACGGTTAAGGTTGGTGATAGCGCCCAGGAGAGTGGTATTATTGAGGGGGTAGTGAAGAAATTGGTGCCCCATGAGTCATACGGATTCATTACTGCCCTGGACGGTCGGGAGGTTTATTTTCATGAGAATGCCCTGAAGGATCTGAAGATGGATCAGATGAACGAGGGAGACATCGTGAAGTTTGGCGAGTCTGATGGCGATAAGGGGCCATGCGCCTCATGGGTTAGATCCGTGTAGACGCTTCTTTGTAAGACAGTAATATTTATCACGAGCCCACAGGGGGAACCTCTGTGGGCTCCTATTTTTGGCACAGTCATATTTTGATGGCGTCGCAAAAAGCCCGATCTACTGCGTTGCAGCGCACTTTTGCTTAGCCATCCCGTGACTTTTTGCAAGACCATCATATTTTGTGTGTTACCAGAAAAAATACCGGCGCGTTTGCCCGGAAGGACAGTGTGAGGCGGTAACCTATGCAACCAGTGAATCAAGTCGATATCGGCCCTGAGTACCGTGAGGAAAGGGAAGAGGTTTTAGCCGCCAGGATTGCGGCTAAAAAGCGTGAGTTGGGAGATGATCTACTTATCCTTTGTCACCATTATCAACAGGACGCAATTTTTACCTTTGCCCATGAGACTGGCGATTCGCTCAAGCTCGCCAAAAAGGCGGCTGAAGCCGATGGCAAGCGTTTTATTGTGTTCTGCGGGGTGCATTTCATGGCCGAGTCGGCAGATATACTGACCTCAGATCGTCAAGTCGTTATTCTGCCTGATCTGACCGCCGGTTGCTCTATGGCGGACATGGCAAGCAGGCAAGGCGTTGAGGAGGCCTGGCAGGAGTTGGCGTCTGTAACCGATACCAAGTTGATTACCCCGGTGACCTACGTGAATTCCTCGGCCAGGTTGAAGGCCTTTGTCGGGGAGCAGGGTGGGTCGGTCTGCACCTCTTCAAATGCTGAACGTGTACTGACCTGGGCTTTGGGGCGCGGGGAAAAGGTATTTTTCTTTCCGGATGAGCATCTTGGCCGTAATTCAGCCCATGCGTTGGGCATTCCTGCTGAAGAAATTGTGCTGTGGCGCCGGGAGGAGCCTTTGGGCGGCAATACTGCGGAGGCCCTCAGGAAGGCCAAAGTTATTCTCTGGGACGGCTACTGCACGGTACATATGCAGTTTTCTGAAGCTCAGATCAGGACGCTGCGCCAGGAAGACCCGAAGGTTAAGG encodes the following:
- a CDS encoding HPF/RaiA family ribosome-associated protein, which encodes MELQVEGRNVEIRKSWQEKIDEEKARLDRHHPGLVHNLRVTVLGTASHKEGGYELQVVASVPNDTVVVKRKGENIKAVLGDAFDTLGLQLKELQRKRRQTVKVGDSAQESGIIEGVVKKLVPHESYGFITALDGREVYFHENALKDLKMDQMNEGDIVKFGESDGDKGPCASWVRSV
- the nadA gene encoding quinolinate synthase NadA encodes the protein MQPVNQVDIGPEYREEREEVLAARIAAKKRELGDDLLILCHHYQQDAIFTFAHETGDSLKLAKKAAEADGKRFIVFCGVHFMAESADILTSDRQVVILPDLTAGCSMADMASRQGVEEAWQELASVTDTKLITPVTYVNSSARLKAFVGEQGGSVCTSSNAERVLTWALGRGEKVFFFPDEHLGRNSAHALGIPAEEIVLWRREEPLGGNTAEALRKAKVILWDGYCTVHMQFSEAQIRTLRQEDPKVKVIVHPECRQEVVLAADQYGSTEMIIRAVADSPVGSSWAVGTEVNLVKRLAQQYPDKKIRSVSPVECLCSTMYRIDPAHLLWTLDHLAAGRVVNQITVDEATALQAKKALDRMLTI